In Columba livia isolate bColLiv1 breed racing homer chromosome 6, bColLiv1.pat.W.v2, whole genome shotgun sequence, a single genomic region encodes these proteins:
- the RTKN2 gene encoding rhotekin-2 isoform X2: MRWRPKILPFNLALASECDIQEKINFEIRMREGICKLLAVSTQKDQLLQAVKNLMVCNARIRAYRTELQNQTQELTPCRTGDRSSENGTKDRVACRARVAISDIRIPLMWKGSDHFSNKEKSQRYAVFCLFRMGAEVFDTEVAIVDKAITDICFENVTIFDEARPDFQVKVEVYSCCTEESLYVTNTPKKLAKKLKTSLSKATGKKLKAELEEDSTESLLPADLVIHGARYSLLAYTTLGLESAEDNFRTHNLTIVGNEESSFWLPLYGNMCCRFVAQPSCMARDMMAGFLNQQQTIGSLTSWRRLYCVLRGGKLFCYYSPEEIEAKLEPALTVSINKETRVRAVEKDSKRRTNNFSVINPVSGEASVQLFATDSREELQKWMEAFWQHFYDLSQWKHCCEELMKIEIMSPRKPPLFLTKEATSVYHDMSIDSPVKHEGLADIIQRKIEESDGEFLLGQQKESAASLWASLFDGSHEMVVQKNVHLSPKRDTTSPNDSRGKKRRAPPPPSDKAPYSAKAQVNTEQLGKENQAKSDRTPAGSSSFDANLATRMQQLQTPVAAPYKAGACRKSSLAGLGNPISLLTKTKSETKPVPTPRQKCITEMLDPRSWLQP, encoded by the exons atgagaTGGAGGCCAAAAATTTTGCCTTTTAACTTAGCCCTGGCATCA GAATGCGACATCCAAGAGAAGATCAACTTTGAAATCCGCATGCGAGAAGGCATCTGCAAACTACTCGCAGTGAGCACACAGAAAGACCAACTCTTGCAAGCGGTTAAAAACTTGATGGTTTGCAATGCTCGTATACGTGCATACAGGACAGAGCTACAGAACCAAACCCAAGAGCTGACCCCGTGCAGAACTGGAGACCG GTCTTCAGAAAATGGGACAAAAGACAGGGTGGCATGCAGAGCAAGGGTTGCTATATCAG atATTCGAATCCCATTAATGTGGAAAGGCTCTGATCACTTCAGCAATAAAGAAA AATCACAGCGCTATGCCgttttctgtttgttcagaATGGGAGCTGAGGTTTTCGATACAGAGGTGGCTATTGTAGATAAAGCAATAACAGAtatctgttttgaaaatgtaaccATATT TGATGAAGCAAGACCAGATTTCCAGGTGAAGGTTGAAGTGTATAGTTGCTGTACAGAGGAGTCTTTATATGTAACAAACACTCCTAAGAAACTAGCAAAGAAGCTTAAAACATCCCTCAGCAAAGCTACAGGGAAGAAACTCAAAGCTGAGCTGGAAGAAGACAGCACCGAGTCCCTTTTGCCCGCTGACCTTGTCATCCA TGGAGCAAGATACAGTTTGCTGGCATATACCACTTTGGGGCTGGAGAGTGCCGAGGACAATTTCAGGACTCACAACCTTACCATTGTAGGAAATG AGGAATCCTCTTTTTGGCTCCCCCTGTACGGAAATATGTGTTGCCGTTTCGTTGCTCAGCCTTCCTGCATGGCTAGGGATATGATGGCAGGATTTCTTAATCAGCAG CAAACGATAGGAAGTCTCACTAGCTGGAGAAGGCTCTATTGCGTACTAAGAGGTGGGAAGCTCTTTTGTTATTACTCGCCAGAAGAAATTGAGGCTAAACTGGAGCCAGCATTGACAGTTTCTATCAACAAG GAAACCAGAGTTCGAGCTGTGGAAAAGGACTCCAAGAGAAGAACTAATAACTTCTCTGTTATCAACCCCGTGTCTGGAGAGGCTTCGGTGCAACTTTTTGCTACTGACAGTAGGGAAGAACTTCAGAAGTGGATGGAGGCTTTCTGGCAGCACTTTTATGATCTGA GCCAGTGGAAACATTGTTGTGAAGAACTTATGAAAATTGAGATTATGTCACCACGGAAACCACCTTTGTTCTTGACAAAAGAAGCGACCTCTGTCTACCATGATATGA GCATTGATTCTCCAGTGAAACATGAAGGCTTAGCTGATATCATACAAAGAAAAATCGAAGAGAGTGATGGTGAGTTCCTGCTTGGCCAGCAAAAAGAGTCAGCAGCTTCCTTATGGGCTTCACTCTTTGATGGATCTCATGAAATGGTTGTTCAGAAAAATGTGCATCTTAGCCCAAAAAGAGATACTACAAGTCCTAACGAtagcagaggaaagaaaagaagagctCCACCTCCACCCTCTGACAAGGCACCATACAGTGCAAAAGCACAAGTGAACACAGAGCAATTGGGCAAGGAAAACCAGGCGAAGTCTGACCGCACACCTGCTGGTAGTTCTTCCTTTGATGCCAACTTAGCTACAAGAATGCAGCAGTTGCAGACACCTGTTGCTGCTCCTTACAAAGCTGGTGCTTGTAGAAAAAGCAGCTTAGCTGGCCTTGGGAATCCCATTTCACTGCTTACCAAGACCAAGTCTGAAACCAAACCGGTACCAACACCTAGACAGAAATGCATCACAGAAATGCTAGACCCTAGATCATGGTTGCAGCCATAG
- the RTKN2 gene encoding rhotekin-2 isoform X4, with product MREGICKLLAVSTQKDQLLQAVKNLMVCNARIRAYRTELQNQTQELTPCRTGDRSSENGTKDRVACRARVAISDIRIPLMWKGSDHFSNKEKSQRYAVFCLFRMGAEVFDTEVAIVDKAITDICFENVTIFDEARPDFQVKVEVYSCCTEESLYVTNTPKKLAKKLKTSLSKATGKKLKAELEEDSTESLLPADLVIHGARYSLLAYTTLGLESAEDNFRTHNLTIVGNEESSFWLPLYGNMCCRFVAQPSCMARDMMAGFLNQQQTIGSLTSWRRLYCVLRGGKLFCYYSPEEIEAKLEPALTVSINKETRVRAVEKDSKRRTNNFSVINPVSGEASVQLFATDSREELQKWMEAFWQHFYDLSQWKHCCEELMKIEIMSPRKPPLFLTKEATSVYHDMSIDSPVKHEGLADIIQRKIEESDGEFLLGQQKESAASLWASLFDGSHEMVVQKNVHLSPKRDTTSPNDSRGKKRRAPPPPSDKAPYSAKAQVNTEQLGKENQAKSDRTPAGSSSFDANLATRMQQLQTPVAAPYKAGACRKSSLAGLGNPISLLTKTKSETKPVPTPRQKCITEMLDPRSWLQP from the exons ATGCGAGAAGGCATCTGCAAACTACTCGCAGTGAGCACACAGAAAGACCAACTCTTGCAAGCGGTTAAAAACTTGATGGTTTGCAATGCTCGTATACGTGCATACAGGACAGAGCTACAGAACCAAACCCAAGAGCTGACCCCGTGCAGAACTGGAGACCG GTCTTCAGAAAATGGGACAAAAGACAGGGTGGCATGCAGAGCAAGGGTTGCTATATCAG atATTCGAATCCCATTAATGTGGAAAGGCTCTGATCACTTCAGCAATAAAGAAA AATCACAGCGCTATGCCgttttctgtttgttcagaATGGGAGCTGAGGTTTTCGATACAGAGGTGGCTATTGTAGATAAAGCAATAACAGAtatctgttttgaaaatgtaaccATATT TGATGAAGCAAGACCAGATTTCCAGGTGAAGGTTGAAGTGTATAGTTGCTGTACAGAGGAGTCTTTATATGTAACAAACACTCCTAAGAAACTAGCAAAGAAGCTTAAAACATCCCTCAGCAAAGCTACAGGGAAGAAACTCAAAGCTGAGCTGGAAGAAGACAGCACCGAGTCCCTTTTGCCCGCTGACCTTGTCATCCA TGGAGCAAGATACAGTTTGCTGGCATATACCACTTTGGGGCTGGAGAGTGCCGAGGACAATTTCAGGACTCACAACCTTACCATTGTAGGAAATG AGGAATCCTCTTTTTGGCTCCCCCTGTACGGAAATATGTGTTGCCGTTTCGTTGCTCAGCCTTCCTGCATGGCTAGGGATATGATGGCAGGATTTCTTAATCAGCAG CAAACGATAGGAAGTCTCACTAGCTGGAGAAGGCTCTATTGCGTACTAAGAGGTGGGAAGCTCTTTTGTTATTACTCGCCAGAAGAAATTGAGGCTAAACTGGAGCCAGCATTGACAGTTTCTATCAACAAG GAAACCAGAGTTCGAGCTGTGGAAAAGGACTCCAAGAGAAGAACTAATAACTTCTCTGTTATCAACCCCGTGTCTGGAGAGGCTTCGGTGCAACTTTTTGCTACTGACAGTAGGGAAGAACTTCAGAAGTGGATGGAGGCTTTCTGGCAGCACTTTTATGATCTGA GCCAGTGGAAACATTGTTGTGAAGAACTTATGAAAATTGAGATTATGTCACCACGGAAACCACCTTTGTTCTTGACAAAAGAAGCGACCTCTGTCTACCATGATATGA GCATTGATTCTCCAGTGAAACATGAAGGCTTAGCTGATATCATACAAAGAAAAATCGAAGAGAGTGATGGTGAGTTCCTGCTTGGCCAGCAAAAAGAGTCAGCAGCTTCCTTATGGGCTTCACTCTTTGATGGATCTCATGAAATGGTTGTTCAGAAAAATGTGCATCTTAGCCCAAAAAGAGATACTACAAGTCCTAACGAtagcagaggaaagaaaagaagagctCCACCTCCACCCTCTGACAAGGCACCATACAGTGCAAAAGCACAAGTGAACACAGAGCAATTGGGCAAGGAAAACCAGGCGAAGTCTGACCGCACACCTGCTGGTAGTTCTTCCTTTGATGCCAACTTAGCTACAAGAATGCAGCAGTTGCAGACACCTGTTGCTGCTCCTTACAAAGCTGGTGCTTGTAGAAAAAGCAGCTTAGCTGGCCTTGGGAATCCCATTTCACTGCTTACCAAGACCAAGTCTGAAACCAAACCGGTACCAACACCTAGACAGAAATGCATCACAGAAATGCTAGACCCTAGATCATGGTTGCAGCCATAG
- the RTKN2 gene encoding rhotekin-2 isoform X3 gives MQRCRAPGAGGEEPECDIQEKINFEIRMREGICKLLAVSTQKDQLLQAVKNLMVCNARIRAYRTELQNQTQELTPCRTGDRSSENGTKDRVACRARVAISDIRIPLMWKGSDHFSNKEKSQRYAVFCLFRMGAEVFDTEVAIVDKAITDICFENVTIFDEARPDFQVKVEVYSCCTEESLYVTNTPKKLAKKLKTSLSKATGKKLKAELEEDSTESLLPADLVIHGARYSLLAYTTLGLESAEDNFRTHNLTIVGNEESSFWLPLYGNMCCRFVAQPSCMARDMMAGFLNQQQTIGSLTSWRRLYCVLRGGKLFCYYSPEEIEAKLEPALTVSINKETRVRAVEKDSKRRTNNFSVINPVSGEASVQLFATDSREELQKWMEAFWQHFYDLSQWKHCCEELMKIEIMSPRKPPLFLTKEATSVYHDMSIDSPVKHEGLADIIQRKIEESDGEFLLGQQKESAASLWASLFDGSHEMVVQKNVHLSPKRDTTSPNDSRGKKRRAPPPPSDKAPYSAKAQVNTEQLGKENQAKSDRTPAGSSSFDANLATRMQQLQTPVAAPYKAGACRKSSLAGLGNPISLLTKTKSETKPVPTPRQKCITEMLDPRSWLQP, from the exons ATGCAGCGGTGTCGCGCGCCGGGCGCCGGCGGTGAGGAGCCG GAATGCGACATCCAAGAGAAGATCAACTTTGAAATCCGCATGCGAGAAGGCATCTGCAAACTACTCGCAGTGAGCACACAGAAAGACCAACTCTTGCAAGCGGTTAAAAACTTGATGGTTTGCAATGCTCGTATACGTGCATACAGGACAGAGCTACAGAACCAAACCCAAGAGCTGACCCCGTGCAGAACTGGAGACCG GTCTTCAGAAAATGGGACAAAAGACAGGGTGGCATGCAGAGCAAGGGTTGCTATATCAG atATTCGAATCCCATTAATGTGGAAAGGCTCTGATCACTTCAGCAATAAAGAAA AATCACAGCGCTATGCCgttttctgtttgttcagaATGGGAGCTGAGGTTTTCGATACAGAGGTGGCTATTGTAGATAAAGCAATAACAGAtatctgttttgaaaatgtaaccATATT TGATGAAGCAAGACCAGATTTCCAGGTGAAGGTTGAAGTGTATAGTTGCTGTACAGAGGAGTCTTTATATGTAACAAACACTCCTAAGAAACTAGCAAAGAAGCTTAAAACATCCCTCAGCAAAGCTACAGGGAAGAAACTCAAAGCTGAGCTGGAAGAAGACAGCACCGAGTCCCTTTTGCCCGCTGACCTTGTCATCCA TGGAGCAAGATACAGTTTGCTGGCATATACCACTTTGGGGCTGGAGAGTGCCGAGGACAATTTCAGGACTCACAACCTTACCATTGTAGGAAATG AGGAATCCTCTTTTTGGCTCCCCCTGTACGGAAATATGTGTTGCCGTTTCGTTGCTCAGCCTTCCTGCATGGCTAGGGATATGATGGCAGGATTTCTTAATCAGCAG CAAACGATAGGAAGTCTCACTAGCTGGAGAAGGCTCTATTGCGTACTAAGAGGTGGGAAGCTCTTTTGTTATTACTCGCCAGAAGAAATTGAGGCTAAACTGGAGCCAGCATTGACAGTTTCTATCAACAAG GAAACCAGAGTTCGAGCTGTGGAAAAGGACTCCAAGAGAAGAACTAATAACTTCTCTGTTATCAACCCCGTGTCTGGAGAGGCTTCGGTGCAACTTTTTGCTACTGACAGTAGGGAAGAACTTCAGAAGTGGATGGAGGCTTTCTGGCAGCACTTTTATGATCTGA GCCAGTGGAAACATTGTTGTGAAGAACTTATGAAAATTGAGATTATGTCACCACGGAAACCACCTTTGTTCTTGACAAAAGAAGCGACCTCTGTCTACCATGATATGA GCATTGATTCTCCAGTGAAACATGAAGGCTTAGCTGATATCATACAAAGAAAAATCGAAGAGAGTGATGGTGAGTTCCTGCTTGGCCAGCAAAAAGAGTCAGCAGCTTCCTTATGGGCTTCACTCTTTGATGGATCTCATGAAATGGTTGTTCAGAAAAATGTGCATCTTAGCCCAAAAAGAGATACTACAAGTCCTAACGAtagcagaggaaagaaaagaagagctCCACCTCCACCCTCTGACAAGGCACCATACAGTGCAAAAGCACAAGTGAACACAGAGCAATTGGGCAAGGAAAACCAGGCGAAGTCTGACCGCACACCTGCTGGTAGTTCTTCCTTTGATGCCAACTTAGCTACAAGAATGCAGCAGTTGCAGACACCTGTTGCTGCTCCTTACAAAGCTGGTGCTTGTAGAAAAAGCAGCTTAGCTGGCCTTGGGAATCCCATTTCACTGCTTACCAAGACCAAGTCTGAAACCAAACCGGTACCAACACCTAGACAGAAATGCATCACAGAAATGCTAGACCCTAGATCATGGTTGCAGCCATAG
- the RTKN2 gene encoding rhotekin-2 isoform X1: MRWRPKILPFNLALASVSVLECDIQEKINFEIRMREGICKLLAVSTQKDQLLQAVKNLMVCNARIRAYRTELQNQTQELTPCRTGDRSSENGTKDRVACRARVAISDIRIPLMWKGSDHFSNKEKSQRYAVFCLFRMGAEVFDTEVAIVDKAITDICFENVTIFDEARPDFQVKVEVYSCCTEESLYVTNTPKKLAKKLKTSLSKATGKKLKAELEEDSTESLLPADLVIHGARYSLLAYTTLGLESAEDNFRTHNLTIVGNEESSFWLPLYGNMCCRFVAQPSCMARDMMAGFLNQQQTIGSLTSWRRLYCVLRGGKLFCYYSPEEIEAKLEPALTVSINKETRVRAVEKDSKRRTNNFSVINPVSGEASVQLFATDSREELQKWMEAFWQHFYDLSQWKHCCEELMKIEIMSPRKPPLFLTKEATSVYHDMSIDSPVKHEGLADIIQRKIEESDGEFLLGQQKESAASLWASLFDGSHEMVVQKNVHLSPKRDTTSPNDSRGKKRRAPPPPSDKAPYSAKAQVNTEQLGKENQAKSDRTPAGSSSFDANLATRMQQLQTPVAAPYKAGACRKSSLAGLGNPISLLTKTKSETKPVPTPRQKCITEMLDPRSWLQP; this comes from the exons atgagaTGGAGGCCAAAAATTTTGCCTTTTAACTTAGCCCTGGCATCAGTAAGCGTTCTG GAATGCGACATCCAAGAGAAGATCAACTTTGAAATCCGCATGCGAGAAGGCATCTGCAAACTACTCGCAGTGAGCACACAGAAAGACCAACTCTTGCAAGCGGTTAAAAACTTGATGGTTTGCAATGCTCGTATACGTGCATACAGGACAGAGCTACAGAACCAAACCCAAGAGCTGACCCCGTGCAGAACTGGAGACCG GTCTTCAGAAAATGGGACAAAAGACAGGGTGGCATGCAGAGCAAGGGTTGCTATATCAG atATTCGAATCCCATTAATGTGGAAAGGCTCTGATCACTTCAGCAATAAAGAAA AATCACAGCGCTATGCCgttttctgtttgttcagaATGGGAGCTGAGGTTTTCGATACAGAGGTGGCTATTGTAGATAAAGCAATAACAGAtatctgttttgaaaatgtaaccATATT TGATGAAGCAAGACCAGATTTCCAGGTGAAGGTTGAAGTGTATAGTTGCTGTACAGAGGAGTCTTTATATGTAACAAACACTCCTAAGAAACTAGCAAAGAAGCTTAAAACATCCCTCAGCAAAGCTACAGGGAAGAAACTCAAAGCTGAGCTGGAAGAAGACAGCACCGAGTCCCTTTTGCCCGCTGACCTTGTCATCCA TGGAGCAAGATACAGTTTGCTGGCATATACCACTTTGGGGCTGGAGAGTGCCGAGGACAATTTCAGGACTCACAACCTTACCATTGTAGGAAATG AGGAATCCTCTTTTTGGCTCCCCCTGTACGGAAATATGTGTTGCCGTTTCGTTGCTCAGCCTTCCTGCATGGCTAGGGATATGATGGCAGGATTTCTTAATCAGCAG CAAACGATAGGAAGTCTCACTAGCTGGAGAAGGCTCTATTGCGTACTAAGAGGTGGGAAGCTCTTTTGTTATTACTCGCCAGAAGAAATTGAGGCTAAACTGGAGCCAGCATTGACAGTTTCTATCAACAAG GAAACCAGAGTTCGAGCTGTGGAAAAGGACTCCAAGAGAAGAACTAATAACTTCTCTGTTATCAACCCCGTGTCTGGAGAGGCTTCGGTGCAACTTTTTGCTACTGACAGTAGGGAAGAACTTCAGAAGTGGATGGAGGCTTTCTGGCAGCACTTTTATGATCTGA GCCAGTGGAAACATTGTTGTGAAGAACTTATGAAAATTGAGATTATGTCACCACGGAAACCACCTTTGTTCTTGACAAAAGAAGCGACCTCTGTCTACCATGATATGA GCATTGATTCTCCAGTGAAACATGAAGGCTTAGCTGATATCATACAAAGAAAAATCGAAGAGAGTGATGGTGAGTTCCTGCTTGGCCAGCAAAAAGAGTCAGCAGCTTCCTTATGGGCTTCACTCTTTGATGGATCTCATGAAATGGTTGTTCAGAAAAATGTGCATCTTAGCCCAAAAAGAGATACTACAAGTCCTAACGAtagcagaggaaagaaaagaagagctCCACCTCCACCCTCTGACAAGGCACCATACAGTGCAAAAGCACAAGTGAACACAGAGCAATTGGGCAAGGAAAACCAGGCGAAGTCTGACCGCACACCTGCTGGTAGTTCTTCCTTTGATGCCAACTTAGCTACAAGAATGCAGCAGTTGCAGACACCTGTTGCTGCTCCTTACAAAGCTGGTGCTTGTAGAAAAAGCAGCTTAGCTGGCCTTGGGAATCCCATTTCACTGCTTACCAAGACCAAGTCTGAAACCAAACCGGTACCAACACCTAGACAGAAATGCATCACAGAAATGCTAGACCCTAGATCATGGTTGCAGCCATAG
- the RTKN2 gene encoding rhotekin-2 isoform X5: MWKGSDHFSNKEKSQRYAVFCLFRMGAEVFDTEVAIVDKAITDICFENVTIFDEARPDFQVKVEVYSCCTEESLYVTNTPKKLAKKLKTSLSKATGKKLKAELEEDSTESLLPADLVIHGARYSLLAYTTLGLESAEDNFRTHNLTIVGNEESSFWLPLYGNMCCRFVAQPSCMARDMMAGFLNQQQTIGSLTSWRRLYCVLRGGKLFCYYSPEEIEAKLEPALTVSINKETRVRAVEKDSKRRTNNFSVINPVSGEASVQLFATDSREELQKWMEAFWQHFYDLSQWKHCCEELMKIEIMSPRKPPLFLTKEATSVYHDMSIDSPVKHEGLADIIQRKIEESDGEFLLGQQKESAASLWASLFDGSHEMVVQKNVHLSPKRDTTSPNDSRGKKRRAPPPPSDKAPYSAKAQVNTEQLGKENQAKSDRTPAGSSSFDANLATRMQQLQTPVAAPYKAGACRKSSLAGLGNPISLLTKTKSETKPVPTPRQKCITEMLDPRSWLQP; this comes from the exons ATGTGGAAAGGCTCTGATCACTTCAGCAATAAAGAAA AATCACAGCGCTATGCCgttttctgtttgttcagaATGGGAGCTGAGGTTTTCGATACAGAGGTGGCTATTGTAGATAAAGCAATAACAGAtatctgttttgaaaatgtaaccATATT TGATGAAGCAAGACCAGATTTCCAGGTGAAGGTTGAAGTGTATAGTTGCTGTACAGAGGAGTCTTTATATGTAACAAACACTCCTAAGAAACTAGCAAAGAAGCTTAAAACATCCCTCAGCAAAGCTACAGGGAAGAAACTCAAAGCTGAGCTGGAAGAAGACAGCACCGAGTCCCTTTTGCCCGCTGACCTTGTCATCCA TGGAGCAAGATACAGTTTGCTGGCATATACCACTTTGGGGCTGGAGAGTGCCGAGGACAATTTCAGGACTCACAACCTTACCATTGTAGGAAATG AGGAATCCTCTTTTTGGCTCCCCCTGTACGGAAATATGTGTTGCCGTTTCGTTGCTCAGCCTTCCTGCATGGCTAGGGATATGATGGCAGGATTTCTTAATCAGCAG CAAACGATAGGAAGTCTCACTAGCTGGAGAAGGCTCTATTGCGTACTAAGAGGTGGGAAGCTCTTTTGTTATTACTCGCCAGAAGAAATTGAGGCTAAACTGGAGCCAGCATTGACAGTTTCTATCAACAAG GAAACCAGAGTTCGAGCTGTGGAAAAGGACTCCAAGAGAAGAACTAATAACTTCTCTGTTATCAACCCCGTGTCTGGAGAGGCTTCGGTGCAACTTTTTGCTACTGACAGTAGGGAAGAACTTCAGAAGTGGATGGAGGCTTTCTGGCAGCACTTTTATGATCTGA GCCAGTGGAAACATTGTTGTGAAGAACTTATGAAAATTGAGATTATGTCACCACGGAAACCACCTTTGTTCTTGACAAAAGAAGCGACCTCTGTCTACCATGATATGA GCATTGATTCTCCAGTGAAACATGAAGGCTTAGCTGATATCATACAAAGAAAAATCGAAGAGAGTGATGGTGAGTTCCTGCTTGGCCAGCAAAAAGAGTCAGCAGCTTCCTTATGGGCTTCACTCTTTGATGGATCTCATGAAATGGTTGTTCAGAAAAATGTGCATCTTAGCCCAAAAAGAGATACTACAAGTCCTAACGAtagcagaggaaagaaaagaagagctCCACCTCCACCCTCTGACAAGGCACCATACAGTGCAAAAGCACAAGTGAACACAGAGCAATTGGGCAAGGAAAACCAGGCGAAGTCTGACCGCACACCTGCTGGTAGTTCTTCCTTTGATGCCAACTTAGCTACAAGAATGCAGCAGTTGCAGACACCTGTTGCTGCTCCTTACAAAGCTGGTGCTTGTAGAAAAAGCAGCTTAGCTGGCCTTGGGAATCCCATTTCACTGCTTACCAAGACCAAGTCTGAAACCAAACCGGTACCAACACCTAGACAGAAATGCATCACAGAAATGCTAGACCCTAGATCATGGTTGCAGCCATAG